One candidate division KSB1 bacterium genomic window carries:
- the priA gene encoding primosomal protein N', giving the protein MPETYVNVALPLPLNKTFTYLVPLELTSLAKIGSRVIAPFGARRLTGFIVGITNKTELEQVKTVQDILDLKPLISSEMLKLAGWISDYYLCSLGEVLKSMVPGFFMKASKSMVEICTKEAETEAAKLEKRAPRRAQTLRYIAKSRKISVNELRRRIGAKSIYSSLNQLESIGLVKVQQFMTNFKLKPKVEKYVSLLSENFDEVKIEILQRRAPKQASCLRYLQVKKQEVLQKELLKQTGSALASLKALEKSNLIRFIQKEVVRDYYGSNNAEKPKPISPNDEQKAALKQIEVPIREERFETFLLFGVTGSGKTQVYIEAIYKTLEKGKDAIVLVPEIALTPQTVARFRSHFKDKVAVLHSAMSSGERLDSWRLLKKGEAKVAIGPRSAVFAPLKNIGLIVVDEEHEGSYKQDTSPRYHARDVAVVRAKFADAVVILGSATPSAESFFNAKTEKYKLIELRRRVNDVPLPDVKILDMRKERRLSGKKDETIFSRLLSAKIQEKITRKEQIILLLNRRGFSNYIKCRDCGHVEECGDCQITLTFHLTGHRLRCHYCGFSKPAPDKCAECRGIDILFRGLGTQRVEEELKNQFPKARVVRMDIDTTSGKWSHDKILKEFGQGKYDILLGTQMVAKGLDFHKVTLVGVINADVGMLIPDFRSSERTFQLLTQVAGRAGRSDLLGEVIIQSYFPHNFCLNCALTHDFIRFYRGEVLERRELMYPPFGRIICLLFSGENELKVKGAAQEFEKALKKQRGYFQILGATASPISKIKKRFRWQILLKGDKEKDANGKILKKAIQNAHGIFKSENKSRGVRIAIDVDPVSII; this is encoded by the coding sequence ATGCCTGAAACTTATGTAAATGTCGCTTTACCTTTACCCCTAAACAAAACTTTTACTTATCTTGTCCCGCTTGAACTTACCAGCCTCGCTAAAATTGGCAGCCGGGTGATCGCGCCATTCGGTGCCCGCAGACTGACCGGGTTCATCGTTGGAATCACCAATAAAACCGAGCTTGAACAAGTCAAAACTGTTCAGGATATCCTGGATTTAAAGCCGCTTATTTCGAGCGAAATGCTTAAATTGGCAGGCTGGATATCTGATTATTATCTCTGTTCTTTAGGAGAAGTTCTGAAAAGCATGGTTCCCGGTTTCTTCATGAAGGCATCAAAATCGATGGTTGAAATTTGTACCAAAGAGGCCGAAACCGAGGCGGCAAAGTTAGAGAAGAGAGCGCCCCGGCGGGCACAAACACTGCGGTACATTGCCAAGAGTCGTAAAATTTCCGTCAATGAGCTGAGAAGGCGAATTGGCGCTAAAAGTATTTATTCAAGTCTCAATCAGCTTGAATCAATAGGCCTGGTCAAAGTGCAGCAATTTATGACAAATTTCAAATTAAAGCCGAAAGTTGAAAAATACGTTAGCTTACTTTCCGAAAATTTCGATGAGGTTAAAATCGAAATTTTACAAAGGCGGGCGCCCAAACAGGCAAGTTGTCTGCGCTATTTACAAGTAAAGAAACAAGAGGTTCTTCAAAAAGAGCTTTTAAAACAGACCGGTTCAGCTTTGGCTTCGTTGAAAGCGCTAGAGAAATCGAACTTAATTAGATTTATCCAAAAAGAGGTTGTGCGCGATTATTATGGCTCAAATAATGCTGAGAAACCGAAACCAATTTCTCCGAATGATGAACAGAAGGCAGCATTAAAGCAAATCGAAGTGCCGATCCGGGAGGAACGGTTCGAGACGTTTTTGCTGTTCGGGGTAACGGGCAGCGGTAAAACCCAGGTCTATATCGAAGCGATTTATAAAACCCTTGAGAAAGGAAAAGATGCGATTGTACTCGTCCCTGAAATAGCCTTGACGCCTCAAACAGTCGCGAGGTTTCGGTCTCATTTTAAGGACAAAGTTGCCGTTCTTCATAGCGCCATGTCGTCAGGAGAACGCCTGGATTCCTGGCGGTTGCTGAAGAAAGGGGAGGCGAAAGTGGCAATTGGGCCGAGATCTGCAGTATTCGCGCCCTTGAAAAATATCGGCTTAATTGTCGTTGATGAAGAGCATGAAGGTTCGTATAAGCAAGACACATCTCCCAGGTACCATGCCCGCGATGTGGCAGTGGTTCGTGCAAAGTTTGCAGATGCCGTCGTGATTCTCGGCTCGGCAACTCCTTCCGCAGAATCGTTTTTTAACGCTAAAACCGAGAAATATAAGCTTATAGAATTGCGTCGTCGAGTAAACGACGTTCCTCTTCCGGATGTTAAGATTTTGGATATGCGTAAAGAACGGCGACTTTCGGGAAAAAAAGATGAGACGATTTTTTCACGACTGCTTTCTGCAAAAATTCAAGAAAAAATCACCAGAAAAGAGCAGATAATTTTACTTTTAAACCGGCGGGGCTTTTCAAATTATATAAAATGCCGCGACTGCGGTCACGTCGAAGAGTGTGGGGATTGCCAGATTACCTTGACTTTTCATCTTACGGGTCATCGGCTGCGCTGCCACTACTGTGGCTTTTCAAAACCGGCGCCGGACAAATGTGCGGAATGCCGGGGTATCGATATTCTGTTTCGAGGGCTTGGCACACAAAGAGTAGAGGAGGAACTGAAAAATCAATTCCCCAAAGCCAGAGTCGTCCGTATGGACATAGACACAACCAGCGGCAAGTGGTCTCACGACAAGATCTTAAAAGAGTTCGGACAGGGCAAGTATGATATTCTGCTGGGAACACAAATGGTTGCCAAAGGGCTGGATTTCCATAAAGTGACCCTGGTTGGAGTTATCAATGCTGATGTCGGGATGCTTATTCCGGATTTCCGATCCTCTGAACGCACATTTCAACTTTTAACCCAGGTAGCGGGTCGTGCAGGCCGCAGCGATTTGCTGGGTGAGGTCATTATTCAGTCTTATTTCCCGCACAATTTTTGTCTTAACTGCGCTTTGACTCATGATTTTATCAGATTTTATAGGGGAGAAGTGTTAGAGCGAAGAGAGCTCATGTACCCGCCATTTGGCCGGATTATTTGCTTGCTTTTCAGCGGCGAAAATGAATTAAAAGTTAAGGGAGCGGCTCAGGAATTTGAAAAAGCGCTTAAGAAACAGAGAGGGTATTTTCAAATATTGGGAGCGACTGCTTCGCCAATTTCTAAGATAAAGAAAAGATTTCGTTGGCAGATTTTACTGAAGGGGGACAAAGAGAAAGACGCTAACGGGAAAATTCTTAAGAAAGCGATTCAAAATGCTCACGGGATATTTAAGAGTGAGAATAAGTCTCGGGGAGTTCGAATCGCAATTGATGTGGATCCGGTTTCAATTATTTAG